A genomic segment from Yimella sp. cx-51 encodes:
- a CDS encoding lysoplasmalogenase, translated as MGALAAINRVSGRAKTAVSAFVGLCALHLGSQMVEPDGLVAELTQPLLMPALGATLLTATDDRGRLVRWTLCALAASWLGDTIPRFLEGDPAFLSLIGCFLLAQLAYIAGFWPFRREALPVQRPLTALGYLAALVGMVAWCREGAGALLAPVIVYGLNLSAMAALSTGVSTKAGIGGAIFLVSDSLIALHAFADIELPYRSFWVMSTYLAAQSLIVRAVVERPRSETGAWG; from the coding sequence ATGGGCGCCCTGGCGGCTATCAATCGCGTGAGCGGTCGTGCGAAGACGGCCGTCTCTGCGTTCGTCGGCTTGTGCGCGCTGCATCTCGGTTCGCAAATGGTCGAGCCGGACGGACTGGTAGCGGAGCTCACCCAGCCGCTGCTGATGCCTGCGCTCGGCGCGACGCTCCTCACCGCCACCGACGATCGAGGACGGCTGGTGCGCTGGACTCTTTGCGCTCTTGCGGCGTCCTGGCTCGGTGACACGATTCCGCGTTTCCTCGAAGGAGACCCGGCCTTCCTGTCGCTCATCGGGTGCTTCCTGTTGGCGCAGCTGGCCTACATCGCGGGGTTCTGGCCTTTTCGTCGCGAAGCCTTGCCGGTGCAACGGCCCCTCACCGCACTCGGCTATCTCGCAGCCCTCGTGGGAATGGTCGCCTGGTGCCGCGAAGGCGCTGGTGCGCTGCTGGCGCCGGTCATCGTCTACGGCCTGAATCTCTCGGCGATGGCTGCGCTTTCCACCGGTGTCTCGACGAAGGCCGGAATCGGAGGAGCGATCTTCCTCGTCTCCGACTCACTGATCGCCCTCCACGCATTCGCCGACATCGAACTGCCCTATCGCAGCTTCTGGGTGATGTCGACCTACCTGGCGGCCCAGAGCCTGATCGTGCGCGCCGTCGTGGAACGACCACGGTCAGAAACAGGCGCCTGGGGATAA
- a CDS encoding NAD-dependent succinate-semialdehyde dehydrogenase: MSESAISQVSTQLFIGGQWRDAEGGRTLEVRNPATEQVLAKVADASVTDGEAALSAAVAAQADWAKTPPRDRSEILRKAYDLLVERTDFFAELMTLEMGKPLAEARGEVAYGSEFFRWFAEEAVRISGRWSTAPNGATRLVTMKQPVGPCLMVTPWNFPLAMGTRKIGPAVAAGCTMVVKPASETPLTMLALAQLMEEAGLPKGVLNVLTTSDSGGVMEPLIRDPRARKLTFTGSTGVGRKLVEQSAQQLLRVSMELGGNAPFIVFEDADVDAAVEGAMLAKMRNIGEACTAANRFFVHESVAVEFSEKFAEKMAAMKVGNGMDDGVTVGPLITAKAVAGVQELLDDAVERGAKVVTGGTPAEGAGYFFNPTVLTDVPRDARMVAEEIFGPVAGLQTFTDEDDVIARANDTEFGLVAYFFTRDLARGIRVSEALEYGMVGVNQGIVSNPAAPFGGVKASGFGREGGFEGIEEYLETKYVGLAL, encoded by the coding sequence ATGAGCGAATCGGCGATTTCCCAGGTCTCGACCCAACTGTTCATCGGCGGCCAGTGGCGCGACGCCGAGGGCGGCCGCACCCTTGAGGTGCGTAACCCCGCCACCGAGCAGGTATTGGCGAAGGTGGCCGATGCGTCCGTCACTGATGGTGAAGCGGCATTGTCGGCTGCCGTTGCAGCGCAGGCGGATTGGGCGAAAACACCGCCTCGCGACCGCAGCGAGATCTTGCGCAAGGCCTACGACCTCCTCGTCGAGCGCACCGACTTCTTCGCCGAGTTGATGACGCTCGAAATGGGCAAGCCGTTGGCTGAAGCCCGCGGTGAAGTGGCCTATGGTTCAGAGTTCTTCCGCTGGTTCGCCGAGGAGGCCGTCCGCATCTCCGGACGCTGGTCGACCGCACCCAACGGCGCGACCCGGCTGGTCACGATGAAGCAGCCCGTCGGCCCGTGCCTGATGGTCACGCCGTGGAACTTCCCGCTCGCCATGGGCACCCGCAAGATCGGTCCGGCAGTCGCGGCCGGCTGCACGATGGTGGTCAAGCCTGCGTCGGAGACACCGCTTACGATGCTCGCCCTCGCCCAGCTCATGGAAGAGGCGGGCCTGCCCAAGGGCGTGCTCAATGTGCTCACGACGTCCGACTCCGGCGGCGTCATGGAGCCGCTCATCCGTGACCCGAGGGCACGCAAGCTGACGTTCACCGGCTCCACCGGGGTGGGCCGCAAGCTGGTCGAGCAATCGGCGCAGCAGCTGCTGCGTGTCTCGATGGAGCTCGGTGGCAATGCGCCCTTCATCGTCTTCGAGGACGCCGACGTCGACGCCGCGGTCGAGGGCGCGATGCTGGCCAAGATGCGCAACATCGGCGAGGCCTGCACCGCCGCCAACCGGTTCTTCGTGCACGAGTCGGTCGCAGTGGAGTTCAGCGAAAAATTCGCCGAGAAGATGGCCGCGATGAAGGTGGGCAACGGCATGGACGACGGCGTCACCGTCGGCCCGCTCATCACGGCGAAAGCCGTTGCAGGAGTGCAGGAACTGCTCGACGACGCCGTGGAGCGTGGCGCGAAGGTGGTCACCGGTGGCACGCCCGCCGAGGGCGCCGGCTACTTCTTCAACCCCACCGTGCTCACTGACGTCCCGCGTGATGCGCGGATGGTGGCCGAGGAGATCTTCGGTCCGGTCGCCGGACTCCAGACCTTCACCGATGAGGACGACGTCATAGCGCGCGCCAACGACACCGAGTTCGGGCTGGTGGCCTACTTCTTCACCCGTGATCTTGCACGCGGCATCCGAGTGAGTGAGGCACTCGAATACGGCATGGTCGGCGTCAATCAGGGCATCGTCTCCAACCCGGCGGCCCCCTTCGGTGGTGTGAAGGCGTCCGGCTTCGGTCGAGAGGGCGGCTTCGAGGGCATCGAGGAATATCTGGAGACCAAGTACGTCGGCCTCGCGCTCTGA
- a CDS encoding RIP metalloprotease, producing the protein MFLLGVLIMALGIGASIALHEIGHLVPAKKFGVKVTQYMVGFGPTLWSKRKGETEYGLKAIPLGGYIRMIGMFPPRPEDEVLPDGTVRVRASSTGRFSQMVDQARDAAYEEVTPADRNRVFYDLKTHQKLMVMFGGPFMNLIIAGVLLTIVACGIGLPTEKAAKVYGVQPCVTGAETCSAVDRSPASGKLEPGDVFVSIAGKPVSTSSQAISAIRDHAGQSVPVVVERKGAHQSVTITPRLRTMDKLDSQGVPVINWKGQREKAQVGVVGASIGAAKIEDERRPLSDSPAIVWDAFAKTASVFVKIPQKMVGVFYAAFGSGERDSQGPVSVVGVGRIAGEVAEIKQITLMDKFAMLLMMLAALNMALFVFNLVPLLPLDGGHIATAIWEAIKRPIARARGITGKVYADAAKGMPIAYGVSLVLIVMFALLAYADLVNPIKL; encoded by the coding sequence ATGTTTCTGCTCGGCGTTCTGATCATGGCCCTCGGCATCGGGGCCTCGATCGCCCTGCACGAAATCGGTCACTTGGTGCCCGCCAAGAAGTTCGGCGTGAAGGTCACGCAGTACATGGTCGGCTTCGGGCCGACGCTGTGGTCGAAACGCAAGGGCGAGACCGAGTACGGCCTCAAAGCGATCCCGCTCGGCGGCTACATCCGGATGATCGGAATGTTTCCTCCGCGTCCGGAGGACGAGGTGTTGCCCGACGGCACCGTGCGGGTGCGTGCCTCCTCGACCGGGCGGTTCAGCCAGATGGTCGACCAGGCCCGCGATGCTGCCTACGAGGAGGTCACCCCGGCCGATCGCAACCGCGTCTTCTACGACCTGAAGACCCATCAGAAGCTGATGGTCATGTTCGGCGGGCCGTTCATGAACCTCATCATCGCCGGGGTGCTGCTCACGATTGTCGCGTGCGGCATCGGTCTGCCGACGGAGAAGGCCGCCAAGGTCTACGGCGTGCAGCCCTGCGTCACCGGCGCCGAGACCTGCTCCGCTGTCGACCGCTCGCCGGCATCGGGCAAGCTCGAACCAGGTGATGTCTTCGTGTCCATCGCGGGCAAGCCGGTCTCCACCTCCAGCCAGGCGATCAGCGCCATTCGCGATCACGCCGGCCAGAGCGTTCCGGTCGTGGTGGAACGCAAGGGTGCTCATCAGTCGGTGACGATCACGCCGCGCCTGCGCACGATGGACAAGCTCGACTCCCAGGGCGTCCCGGTCATCAACTGGAAGGGCCAACGCGAGAAGGCCCAGGTCGGTGTGGTCGGCGCTTCCATCGGTGCCGCGAAGATCGAGGACGAACGGCGCCCGCTCAGCGACTCACCCGCCATTGTCTGGGATGCCTTCGCCAAGACCGCGAGCGTCTTCGTGAAGATCCCGCAGAAGATGGTGGGCGTCTTCTACGCGGCCTTCGGCAGCGGCGAACGTGACAGCCAGGGGCCGGTCTCGGTGGTGGGCGTCGGCCGGATCGCCGGCGAGGTCGCCGAGATCAAGCAGATCACCCTGATGGACAAGTTCGCGATGCTGCTGATGATGCTCGCGGCACTCAACATGGCGTTGTTCGTCTTCAACCTGGTGCCGCTGCTGCCCTTGGACGGCGGCCACATCGCCACCGCGATCTGGGAAGCCATCAAGCGTCCGATCGCGCGTGCCCGTGGCATCACCGGCAAGGTCTACGCCGATGCCGCCAAAGGCATGCCGATCGCCTACGGCGTCTCCCTCGTCCTGATAGTGATGTTCGCGCTGTTGGCCTACGCCGACCTGGTCAACCCGATCAAGCTGTGA
- the dxr gene encoding 1-deoxy-D-xylulose-5-phosphate reductoisomerase gives MTARTVALLGSTGSIGTQACQIVRDNPDRFRIVALSAGGSDLALLAEQAAEFDVPLVGAARDDGTLRERIADAYRALGTDAGDVEVIVGDQAAEDVAKCSADVVVNGITGSIGLRPTLAALEAGSTLALANKESLIVGGPIVKALAAPGQIVPVDSEHSAIAQSLLAGDRSEVRKLVVTASGGPFRGRTRAELADVTPAQALAHPNFAMGRVITTNSATLVNKGLEVIEAHLLFDVPFDRIDVVVHPQQYIHSMVEFVDGAVVAQIGLPTMMVPIALGMGWPHRVADVETSIDWTKAADWRFEPLDDEAFPAVRLARQVGEAGATFPAVYNAANEECVDAFHDGQIGFVDIVDTVERVVAEHEVESGDLTVEQVLAAEQWARRRAHDLLSPA, from the coding sequence GTGACTGCTCGCACCGTTGCCCTGCTCGGATCGACCGGATCGATCGGCACCCAGGCCTGCCAGATCGTCCGAGACAACCCCGACCGGTTCCGCATCGTCGCGCTCAGCGCCGGCGGGTCCGACCTGGCGCTGCTCGCCGAACAAGCCGCCGAGTTCGATGTGCCGCTCGTCGGCGCGGCCCGGGACGACGGCACGCTGCGCGAGCGCATCGCCGACGCCTACCGCGCGCTCGGCACCGACGCCGGGGACGTGGAGGTCATTGTCGGTGACCAGGCTGCCGAAGACGTGGCCAAGTGCTCGGCCGACGTGGTGGTCAACGGCATCACCGGGTCGATCGGCCTGCGGCCCACACTGGCTGCACTCGAGGCCGGCTCAACGCTCGCTCTGGCCAACAAGGAGTCGCTCATTGTCGGCGGCCCGATCGTCAAGGCGCTCGCCGCACCCGGTCAGATCGTGCCGGTCGACAGCGAACACAGTGCGATCGCCCAGTCGCTCCTGGCCGGCGACCGGTCGGAGGTGCGCAAGCTGGTCGTGACCGCCAGCGGCGGACCATTCCGAGGCCGCACCCGCGCAGAACTCGCCGACGTCACCCCGGCGCAAGCACTCGCCCACCCCAACTTCGCCATGGGGCGGGTGATCACCACCAATTCCGCGACGTTGGTCAACAAGGGGCTCGAGGTCATCGAGGCGCACCTGCTCTTCGACGTCCCCTTCGACCGGATCGACGTCGTCGTGCACCCGCAGCAGTACATCCACTCGATGGTCGAATTCGTCGACGGTGCCGTCGTCGCGCAGATCGGTTTGCCGACGATGATGGTTCCGATCGCGCTCGGCATGGGCTGGCCGCACCGGGTGGCCGACGTGGAGACGTCGATCGACTGGACCAAGGCCGCCGACTGGCGTTTCGAGCCGCTGGACGACGAAGCATTCCCGGCCGTCCGGCTGGCGCGCCAGGTCGGCGAAGCCGGTGCCACCTTCCCGGCGGTCTACAACGCGGCCAACGAGGAATGCGTCGACGCCTTCCACGACGGGCAGATCGGCTTCGTTGACATCGTCGACACCGTCGAGCGCGTGGTGGCCGAGCACGAGGTGGAAAGCGGCGACCTGACCGTCGAGCAGGTGCTTGCTGCGGAGCAGTGGGCGCGACGTCGGGCCCACGACCTGCTCAGCCCCGCGTGA
- a CDS encoding WXG100 family type VII secretion target: MSTVAGSPEELRRAANALNTQAATLEGHASCVFGAQGTASAQWKGAAATEFTCATTAQSRETRRAARVLRDAAGSVRTFAGDLERHQGEQRRLLADLASEKLLLRDLERERQLSSVGDDPLRLSREITASTGRIRRLTTRLDQLGRDHRLAIGKLKAALSVAQPPEVMWRRGATIAGLGWSYWVLWSQGSAAHVLWQTRPGADPTPAQLRKRKDALVTVQKGGASGLAEKDRVKSFLEGKGKWLRPVARSVGAVSLIDAAAPGLVDIWTGGGYSGWRGAATRYMGMVQVNGVVVSRFPGGQVAGGLAIAAWAAWKAGNKTHDNKHWLQQDAPRFLRDGYTPHTFGLSAAVVRKATSATTALHRVPSNATLTPAATAAVAERRLQPVHVPNRSIKKLDTSFMHQRSTTPDRLVPGVAPRPCAPNTGIPTDQGSSR, encoded by the coding sequence GTGAGTACGGTCGCCGGAAGCCCCGAGGAGTTGCGCCGAGCGGCCAATGCCCTGAACACGCAGGCGGCCACGTTGGAAGGGCATGCGTCCTGCGTCTTCGGCGCCCAAGGCACTGCGTCCGCGCAGTGGAAGGGTGCGGCCGCTACCGAGTTCACCTGCGCGACCACCGCGCAGAGCCGTGAGACTCGTCGTGCAGCGCGGGTGTTGCGCGACGCAGCCGGCTCCGTACGCACGTTCGCTGGCGACCTCGAGCGGCACCAGGGTGAGCAGCGGCGCCTGCTTGCTGACCTCGCGTCGGAGAAGCTGCTTCTGCGCGATCTGGAACGTGAGCGACAGCTGTCGTCGGTGGGCGACGACCCGCTTCGGCTCTCGCGCGAGATCACCGCTTCGACGGGCCGGATCAGACGGCTGACCACGCGGCTCGATCAATTGGGCCGTGACCACCGGCTGGCGATCGGCAAGCTGAAGGCAGCGCTGAGCGTTGCGCAGCCCCCGGAGGTCATGTGGCGAAGAGGCGCAACGATCGCGGGCTTGGGATGGTCGTACTGGGTGTTGTGGAGCCAGGGTTCGGCGGCCCATGTGCTGTGGCAGACGAGGCCAGGGGCCGATCCCACACCGGCGCAGCTGCGCAAACGTAAGGACGCGCTGGTTACGGTTCAGAAGGGTGGGGCTTCCGGGCTGGCGGAGAAGGACCGCGTGAAGTCATTCCTGGAGGGTAAGGGCAAATGGCTGCGCCCTGTGGCGAGGTCGGTCGGGGCAGTTTCACTCATCGATGCGGCCGCGCCCGGACTGGTCGACATCTGGACCGGTGGCGGCTATTCCGGTTGGCGCGGGGCAGCGACGCGGTACATGGGCATGGTGCAGGTCAACGGAGTCGTCGTGAGCCGCTTCCCCGGTGGCCAGGTAGCCGGAGGGCTCGCCATCGCTGCGTGGGCGGCGTGGAAGGCAGGCAACAAGACCCACGACAACAAGCACTGGCTGCAGCAGGACGCGCCGAGATTCCTTCGCGACGGGTACACCCCGCACACCTTTGGTCTCAGTGCTGCGGTGGTGCGCAAAGCGACCAGCGCAACCACGGCGTTGCACCGCGTCCCGAGCAATGCGACCCTCACCCCCGCAGCGACAGCAGCCGTCGCCGAGCGTCGACTCCAGCCGGTTCATGTCCCCAATCGCTCGATCAAGAAGCTGGACACCTCGTTCATGCACCAGCGCTCGACGACGCCCGACCGGCTCGTGCCCGGCGTGGCTCCGCGTCCCTGCGCGCCGAACACAGGTATTCCGACGGATCAAGGGAGCTCGCGATGA